In one Tepidisphaeraceae bacterium genomic region, the following are encoded:
- the sufC gene encoding Fe-S cluster assembly ATPase SufC: MALLEIKNLEAGIKDRQILKGVNLTINAGEVHAIMGKNGSGKSTLANVIAGRETYEVLSGSITYDGKDLLDLSAEERAREGVFLAFQYPVEIPGVSTSYFLKAAVNAVRKHKGEPELDAMQFLKLVREKMALLKMDQSFMNRAVNEGFSGGEKKRNEIFQMAVCDPKLALMDETDSGLDIDALKTVSFGANSLRSPDRAILLVTHYQRMLNYIKPDFVHVMIDGRIVKTGGPELALELEEKGYDWVEKEVAATV, encoded by the coding sequence ATGGCATTGCTTGAAATCAAGAACCTCGAAGCCGGCATCAAAGATCGGCAGATCCTCAAGGGCGTGAACCTCACGATCAACGCCGGCGAGGTCCACGCGATCATGGGCAAGAACGGCAGCGGCAAGAGCACGCTCGCCAACGTCATCGCGGGGCGCGAGACGTACGAAGTGCTTAGCGGCAGCATCACCTATGACGGTAAGGACCTGCTCGACCTGTCGGCCGAGGAGCGCGCCCGTGAAGGCGTCTTCCTCGCCTTCCAATACCCGGTTGAAATCCCCGGTGTCAGCACGAGCTACTTCCTGAAGGCGGCCGTCAACGCGGTGCGCAAGCACAAGGGTGAGCCCGAGCTGGACGCCATGCAGTTCCTGAAGCTCGTGCGCGAGAAGATGGCCCTGCTGAAGATGGACCAGAGCTTCATGAACCGTGCCGTCAACGAAGGCTTCAGCGGTGGTGAGAAGAAGCGCAACGAGATCTTCCAGATGGCCGTCTGCGACCCCAAGTTGGCGCTGATGGATGAAACCGACAGCGGCCTCGACATCGACGCGCTCAAGACCGTCTCCTTTGGCGCCAACAGCCTGCGCAGCCCCGATCGGGCCATCCTGCTCGTCACGCACTACCAGCGCATGCTGAACTACATCAAGCCCGACTTCGTCCACGTGATGATCGACGGCCGAATCGTGAAGACGGGTGGCCCGGAACTGGCGCTTGAGCTCGAAGAGAAGGGCTACGATTGGGTTGAGAAGGAAGTCGCCGCCACGGTGTAG